In bacterium, a single genomic region encodes these proteins:
- a CDS encoding O-antigen ligase family protein has protein sequence MDDPDTCGDSLATLLLTMSRLGWIAFAGAMAFMFCFCSKARMLKAAAATIAVIAVAGLALKSLGYFRFDLDIWELMQLRMDFEKLGADPRVLYLQTLWATFVQYPLLGVGIGNYGLFGAARLGMDVVLSAHSVLLNSLVETGIIGFAVLCSVIVHFFWSAIGTIRKSRTLAAFPMLVGVCAGVFGMTIQYCTFGDRPGFHYLFMIALGYAMIRFIRQNPLPSTVN, from the coding sequence TTGGACGACCCTGATACTTGTGGTGATAGTCTCGCGACTTTGCTCTTGACGATGTCGCGTTTAGGATGGATTGCATTTGCAGGAGCCATGGCGTTCATGTTTTGCTTCTGCTCCAAGGCGCGAATGTTGAAAGCAGCGGCGGCGACAATTGCGGTGATCGCAGTAGCAGGTCTGGCGCTCAAGTCGCTCGGCTATTTTCGATTTGATCTGGATATTTGGGAGCTGATGCAATTGCGAATGGATTTCGAGAAGCTCGGCGCCGATCCGCGCGTGCTCTATCTGCAAACACTCTGGGCGACATTTGTTCAGTACCCTTTGCTTGGTGTAGGCATCGGCAACTACGGATTATTCGGCGCAGCCCGACTTGGAATGGATGTTGTGCTCTCAGCCCATTCGGTGCTTCTCAATTCATTGGTCGAAACAGGTATAATTGGCTTTGCCGTGCTTTGCAGCGTCATTGTTCACTTCTTCTGGAGTGCCATCGGTACAATTCGCAAGTCGCGCACTCTCGCCGCATTCCCAATGTTGGTCGGAGTTTGTGCCGGTGTGTTCGGCATGACAATCCAGTATTGCACATTCGGCGATCGCCCCGGATTTCACTATCTCTTCATGATAGCACTCGGATATGCAATGATTCGCTTCATCAGACAAAATCCATTGCCGAGTACAGTCAATTAG